From one Nocardioides yefusunii genomic stretch:
- a CDS encoding MFS transporter: MTSSATSSTEPSALLEMKVYAKKDPVVVNTSKAAPFGWWPAIVIALVAFIDRVEINLIAGALPAIIDHFEISKTAAGAIPTAASIAGAILVLPAGRIADRAPRVVTIALVVLAWALLSIASGLAMSFLMFFMVRVLIGGAGQLYNPPASSLIADYYPAKSRASAYGFERAGYYMGLPAGVILGGIVAEAFDWRTVFFLAAVPGLLIAALVLTLREPLRGTGDRIDRHLAGNVEGSKAEHVTDTRGIIEQTKELLQIPTLRGVTIALACLSFGVAGLFYWMPTFLTEVEGVADDTGATLSGAVGGTGIVIGILIGSILGNKYHGVRPGWRIVVSVWGLLVGALGLTGTVLLPGIEIRSAMIALACVGFAAAMPNMTSANADVLPANGRGMGFAMLTFLVTLGGSFGPLLIGIAADIVTLQYAMFMLLPPLFLCIWVALKIRSTYDEDAAKALASGGGAALDAPVGH; encoded by the coding sequence GTGACGAGCTCCGCCACCTCCAGCACGGAACCCTCCGCCCTGCTGGAGATGAAGGTCTACGCCAAGAAGGACCCCGTCGTCGTCAACACCTCCAAGGCCGCGCCCTTCGGCTGGTGGCCCGCGATCGTCATCGCCCTGGTCGCCTTCATCGACCGGGTCGAGATCAACCTGATCGCAGGAGCCCTGCCCGCGATCATCGACCACTTCGAGATCTCCAAGACCGCAGCAGGCGCGATCCCCACGGCTGCCTCCATCGCCGGCGCGATCCTGGTGCTCCCCGCCGGACGCATCGCCGACCGCGCACCGCGCGTGGTGACCATCGCGCTCGTCGTGCTGGCCTGGGCACTGCTCTCCATCGCCAGCGGCCTGGCGATGTCGTTCCTCATGTTCTTCATGGTCCGAGTGCTGATCGGTGGCGCGGGCCAGCTCTACAACCCGCCGGCCTCGTCCCTGATCGCGGACTACTACCCGGCCAAGAGCCGCGCCAGCGCCTACGGCTTCGAGCGTGCCGGCTACTACATGGGTCTGCCCGCCGGCGTGATCCTCGGTGGCATCGTCGCCGAGGCCTTCGACTGGCGCACCGTCTTCTTCCTGGCCGCCGTCCCTGGCCTGCTGATCGCCGCTCTCGTGCTGACGCTGCGTGAGCCGCTGCGCGGCACCGGCGACCGCATCGACCGCCACCTGGCCGGCAACGTCGAGGGCTCCAAGGCTGAGCACGTCACCGACACCCGCGGCATCATCGAGCAGACCAAGGAACTCCTGCAGATCCCGACCCTGCGCGGCGTCACCATCGCCCTGGCCTGCCTCTCCTTCGGCGTCGCGGGCCTCTTCTACTGGATGCCCACCTTCCTCACCGAGGTCGAGGGCGTCGCGGACGACACGGGCGCGACCCTCTCGGGTGCCGTGGGCGGCACCGGCATCGTGATCGGCATCCTCATCGGATCGATCCTCGGCAACAAGTACCACGGCGTCCGTCCGGGTTGGCGGATCGTGGTCTCCGTCTGGGGACTGCTCGTCGGTGCCCTCGGCCTCACCGGCACGGTGCTCCTGCCCGGCATCGAGATCCGCTCGGCGATGATCGCGCTGGCCTGCGTCGGCTTCGCAGCCGCCATGCCCAACATGACCTCCGCGAACGCCGACGTGCTCCCGGCCAACGGTCGCGGCATGGGCTTCGCGATGCTGACCTTCCTGGTGACCCTCGGAGGCTCGTTCGGCCCCCTCCTGATCGGCATCGCGGCCGACATCGTCACCCTGCAGTACGCCATGTTCATGCTGCTGCCGCCGCTGTTCCTGTGCATCTGGGTCGCACTCAAGATCCGCAGCACCTACGACGAGGACGCCGCCAAGGCTCTCGCCTCCGGTGGCGGCGCCGCGTTGGACGCCCCCGTCGGTCACTGA
- a CDS encoding nitrilase-related carbon-nitrogen hydrolase gives MSLRVAAVQLAVTEDVEENLATVLRMTDEAAATGAKVVVLPEFSNHVSWYSGREHSASKALTLDGPWLAAVGAKAKEHAIYLMVNVTLKREGGRLSGSNVLFAPEGEILSVSDKQVLMGSERDHFEGAVDRAPLVETDVATFGLYSCMDGVINETPRMLALDGGTVLLNSINSFALDEATLHVPVRAVENKVWIVAANKVGPLVPEHSIHAVSEKLGVPVERLHGVGEAQIVAPDGTVVAIAPTKGEAVVWADIDVDLALDKKRKDGTDVFASRRPDLYGPIAEEPKGRQHGAGAATVEAVAVTPRAGESIADLLDEALVGAPGLVVLPELAAHEGGLATGAVDERLAPEAIAAKLAGTETLVVTSVVDGGQHVGLVIGADGVVGRQVQLHRSERHAGWVTELGNEVIIVEAPFGRLGVLVGDDNLYPEAYRLVALKDADVVAAPFTVEAGVDLDPLLLERAAENRVNLVAGGRAVVDGDAGVPGGIVVPLSPNFTLWGSDWERPFDGVISRPEPIIVDAPLVRATLRPACATNRFVSKGTDVVDGRPWYLADSIVRPIA, from the coding sequence GTGTCGCTTCGCGTTGCCGCTGTTCAGCTCGCAGTCACCGAGGACGTCGAGGAGAACCTCGCCACCGTCCTGCGGATGACGGACGAGGCTGCTGCCACCGGCGCCAAGGTCGTCGTGCTCCCTGAGTTCAGCAACCACGTCTCGTGGTACTCGGGTCGTGAGCACTCGGCCTCCAAGGCCCTCACCCTGGACGGCCCCTGGCTCGCCGCCGTCGGCGCCAAGGCCAAGGAGCACGCCATCTACCTGATGGTGAACGTGACCCTGAAGCGCGAAGGGGGACGCCTGTCGGGCTCCAACGTGCTGTTCGCGCCCGAGGGCGAGATCCTCTCGGTCTCCGACAAGCAGGTCCTCATGGGCTCCGAGCGTGACCACTTCGAGGGCGCCGTCGACCGTGCCCCGTTGGTCGAGACCGACGTCGCCACCTTCGGCCTGTACTCCTGCATGGACGGCGTCATCAACGAGACCCCGCGCATGCTGGCTCTTGACGGCGGCACCGTCCTGCTCAACTCCATCAACTCGTTCGCCCTGGATGAGGCCACCCTGCACGTGCCCGTGCGCGCGGTGGAGAACAAGGTCTGGATCGTCGCTGCCAACAAGGTCGGACCGCTGGTTCCCGAGCACTCCATCCACGCTGTCTCCGAGAAGCTCGGAGTCCCGGTGGAGCGTCTGCACGGTGTCGGTGAGGCGCAGATCGTAGCCCCCGACGGCACCGTCGTCGCGATCGCCCCGACCAAGGGTGAGGCTGTCGTCTGGGCCGACATCGACGTCGACCTCGCGCTCGACAAGAAGCGCAAGGACGGCACCGACGTGTTCGCCTCGCGTCGCCCCGACCTCTACGGCCCGATCGCCGAGGAGCCCAAGGGGCGCCAGCACGGCGCCGGCGCTGCCACGGTCGAGGCCGTCGCCGTCACCCCGCGTGCCGGTGAGTCCATCGCGGACCTGCTCGACGAGGCCCTCGTCGGTGCGCCCGGCCTGGTCGTCCTGCCCGAACTCGCCGCTCACGAGGGTGGGCTCGCGACCGGCGCAGTCGACGAGCGTCTGGCTCCCGAGGCCATCGCCGCCAAGCTCGCCGGCACCGAGACCCTCGTGGTCACCTCGGTGGTCGACGGTGGTCAGCACGTCGGTCTCGTGATCGGCGCCGACGGTGTCGTGGGCCGTCAGGTCCAGCTGCACCGCTCGGAGCGACACGCAGGTTGGGTCACCGAGCTGGGCAACGAGGTCATCATCGTCGAGGCTCCGTTCGGTCGCCTCGGCGTGCTCGTCGGCGACGACAACCTCTACCCCGAGGCCTACCGCCTCGTCGCGCTCAAGGACGCCGACGTCGTCGCTGCTCCGTTCACCGTCGAGGCCGGCGTCGATCTCGACCCGCTGCTGTTGGAGCGTGCCGCGGAGAACCGCGTCAACCTCGTCGCCGGCGGCCGCGCGGTCGTCGACGGTGACGCAGGCGTCCCTGGCGGCATCGTGGTCCCGCTCTCCCCGAACTTCACCCTGTGGGGATCGGACTGGGAGCGCCCGTTCGACGGTGTGATCTCGCGCCCCGAGCCGATCATCGTGGACGCCCCGCTGGTGCGCGCGACCCTGCGTCCTGCGTGCGCCACCAACCGCTTCGTCTCCAAGGGCACCGACGTCGTCGACGGTCGTCCCTGGTACCTGGCTGACTCCATCGTGCGTCCGATCGCCTGA
- a CDS encoding GntR family transcriptional regulator, which produces MRSISHRSLVDRVTEELHRSILNGDIAPGSTVSIVELCKEFDVSHIPVREALRRLESEGVVSLRPGRSAVVASLSKDDLVNIYAMRRLVEGALVLKAVPFIDAQSIADAEAAMDEYRTVEREASRLAEVHHAFHFAFLENALGSADRRVLELLWTSSDRYLHLLLRDIDRGPERTKSRIHEHQTILDLAKAGKVDELRDAWIAHLDSSETALVAALEAREAVKEA; this is translated from the coding sequence GTGCGATCGATCAGCCACCGTTCGCTGGTCGACCGTGTCACCGAGGAACTGCACCGCTCGATCCTGAACGGTGACATCGCTCCCGGGTCGACGGTGAGCATCGTCGAACTCTGCAAGGAGTTCGACGTCAGCCACATCCCCGTGCGCGAGGCGCTGCGTCGCCTCGAGAGCGAAGGGGTCGTCTCGCTGCGCCCCGGTCGCTCGGCCGTCGTCGCATCGCTGTCGAAGGACGACCTGGTCAACATCTACGCGATGCGCCGCCTGGTCGAGGGCGCCCTCGTCCTGAAGGCCGTCCCGTTCATCGACGCCCAGTCGATCGCCGACGCCGAGGCCGCGATGGACGAGTACCGCACCGTCGAGCGCGAGGCCTCCCGCCTGGCCGAAGTGCACCACGCGTTCCACTTCGCGTTCCTCGAGAACGCCCTGGGCTCGGCCGACCGCCGCGTCCTGGAACTGCTGTGGACCTCCTCGGACCGCTACCTGCACCTGTTGCTGCGCGACATCGACCGCGGCCCCGAGCGCACGAAGTCCCGCATCCACGAGCACCAGACCATCCTCGACCTGGCCAAGGCCGGCAAGGTCGACGAGCTGCGTGACGCCTGGATCGCCCACCTCGACTCCTCCGAGACGGCCCTGGTCGCCGCACTCGAGGCCCGCGAGGCGGTCAAGGAGGCCTGA
- a CDS encoding flavin reductase produces the protein MVDPATFRNVMAQWPSGVTIVTTLDADGERKGMTASSFSSVSAEPPLVSICLVKTLYTHKLISESGVFGVNFLAKDQMEVARRFAGMVPSEDRFEGEEWTIAETGVSLLDSALGWVDCRVVHEYEGGDHTIFVGEVVAAHNARRAAPLLYHSRGWGQFADVLPDVATVSDSALVGLLQRSGLAAEVPTAVAEATAAGVRLRVADLTGGIDVDGILGNVPWPADRACTTVAVADRAQADLALAAGAGLVEFVVDPADRTAVAALVAQLDGIAAQSAVEFVNPFSEARHVEVVTAVEQLKAAGVKEICLPDTAGAATAIEVRNLLQEIVPMARPTAFRIRLDGSDRLGLVKGLTALKSGARDFDTALEGLHDSAAVEDLIRLLGTLDVDSTVDGKAITALAERLSTIETTPDIPTVGAAG, from the coding sequence ATGGTTGATCCGGCAACATTCCGGAACGTGATGGCCCAGTGGCCCAGCGGCGTGACCATCGTGACCACTCTTGACGCCGACGGCGAGCGCAAGGGCATGACCGCGAGTTCGTTCTCGAGTGTGAGCGCTGAACCGCCCCTGGTGTCCATCTGCCTGGTGAAGACCCTGTACACGCACAAGCTCATCTCCGAGTCCGGCGTGTTCGGCGTGAACTTCCTGGCCAAGGACCAGATGGAGGTGGCCCGCCGCTTCGCCGGCATGGTGCCCTCCGAAGACCGTTTCGAGGGGGAGGAGTGGACGATCGCCGAGACCGGCGTCTCCCTGCTCGACTCCGCCCTCGGCTGGGTCGACTGCCGCGTCGTGCACGAGTACGAGGGCGGCGACCACACGATCTTCGTCGGTGAGGTCGTCGCTGCGCACAATGCCCGCCGCGCCGCCCCGCTGCTCTACCACTCGCGTGGCTGGGGTCAGTTCGCCGACGTCCTCCCCGACGTCGCGACCGTCTCCGACTCCGCGCTCGTCGGCCTGCTGCAGCGCAGCGGCCTCGCGGCCGAGGTGCCCACCGCTGTCGCCGAGGCGACCGCGGCCGGTGTTCGCCTTCGCGTCGCCGACCTGACCGGCGGCATTGACGTCGACGGCATCCTGGGCAACGTCCCGTGGCCCGCCGACCGCGCTTGCACCACCGTCGCCGTGGCCGACCGCGCCCAGGCAGACCTGGCCCTCGCGGCCGGAGCCGGACTGGTCGAGTTCGTCGTCGATCCCGCCGACCGCACGGCCGTCGCCGCGCTGGTGGCCCAGCTGGACGGCATCGCTGCCCAGAGCGCCGTGGAGTTCGTCAACCCCTTCTCCGAGGCACGCCACGTCGAGGTGGTCACCGCCGTCGAGCAGCTCAAGGCTGCTGGCGTCAAGGAGATCTGCCTGCCCGACACCGCCGGTGCGGCCACTGCCATCGAGGTCCGCAACCTCCTGCAGGAGATTGTGCCGATGGCACGTCCCACCGCCTTCCGGATCCGCCTCGACGGCAGCGACCGTCTGGGCCTGGTCAAGGGCCTGACCGCTCTCAAGAGCGGCGCCCGCGACTTCGACACCGCCCTCGAAGGACTGCACGACTCCGCAGCCGTCGAGGACCTGATCCGCCTGCTCGGCACCCTCGACGTGGACTCCACCGTCGACGGAAAGGCCATCACGGCCCTGGCCGAGCGCCTGAGC